The Temnothorax longispinosus isolate EJ_2023e unplaced genomic scaffold, Tlon_JGU_v1 HiC_scaffold_527, whole genome shotgun sequence genomic interval GTCGAAATTTAAAATCTACTATGAACCTTATTCATGCTTATTTGGCCTCCGATAATGTTCCTTGGCCTGCAAGTTCTATTTTGAACTTGCTAACGCCTTCTTTTCGCCTCTGTTGAATCATGTTGTCCTACATAATCCGTATTTATCCTACATTAGACCTACAAGTTTCGCCGAATTTAGAGAACCAATTTAAGCATGCCTACTTTCGTTCTTACAAGTCCTAcctctttttatctcttttgaATCTTCAAatcttatcaaaatttttagcgtcaataaaaatattaatactcgATCCGCAGATCGAGAatgatttttctattatttcagCCTAATGCAATTAATATGTTAGGCTATAAAATGAACAGtaacaaatatacaaaaaatattttattctagtTCTTTTTGGTTGATAGGCATTCCTATATACATTTGATTATCGATCTTCATATATACGCAAACACATTTTAAAGTTTCAATCGGAATCGCTATAAAATTGTCTATTTTGtgacatttttgtaaaaaaaaattagtgtcAGCTGTATTATAATCACCACGAATAACGAATCCATTATCAGTCTCAATTTTTTGTATGATCGCGTAATGTTTATTTTCTCTATGTTCGCATTGACAGAGTTGTTCATTGCAATTCTGATGAACGGTTTTGATAAAACACTGAATTTTTGCAATGTGTGTTTGACCttcattatttacatactGCACAACAGAAGATTCAGTCTGTAAATCTACTTTGTACATTTGCGATACGTATAAATagccattttttaatagtCTAAAATACTGACACCATGAGAGAGTTTCAGGGATTCTTGAATTGTGCATTGcagtgataataatatttggtaATCTCCGTGAATTCTTATAAGTACCAACACTGTAACAGTTCGGAAATATttgttctataatttttacttgtcGTTTCTTACTCAAACAAAATGTATGAACGGCACCTCTAGGCATTTCATCTATTAATCGactcatttttataaactgcTCATGGGCCGTCGCaatttgtgtttcaatatgCCACGTTCCATGCACTAATTTTAAAAGCTGACCATTCAAATTCTCGTATTCAAAGCAGGAGAAAACCCATAAGGGCCCCATTTTTATAACGTTATCTGGTAAGTGTCGTAGTTGATGGACATTAATTGAGCAAAATTGCAATCCATATAAATGTTCGAATTCACgcacaaatttatttaaaaaatctcgaGCAATATTTACCATGGAAAACGTAATTTGTTCGGAATTTAGCATAGATATTGCTATTACAAGAAGAacataatgattaaaataatcttgtcTTAAAATTCCTTCGAGAACTGGAacagaataatgaaaaagCCACGTTTTCAATTCAGATGCTTTCCAATGAACTAAATCTTGTATATATCGCGGCATACGATGCACATATCTCGGCGGCTTGATTGTCATGAGCCTTCTATTAACGACATCAATGACAgcatataaagaaaaaggaaatgaTCGAAATTTAATGTCAAACCATAGCGATAACAACTTTTTCACGACGCCGCCATCAACGCAATGCATTCTATCAATTCCGATTCCTTCGATAAAATCTGGCATAAGCTTTGAGAAAGCAGTGTGTCCCTTTGTACCCATAACAGGATTATCAGGACTTGCTCTATTAGCATATTCAATACATTCATTTAaagttcttaattttatttcattttcataGCGATAAACATGTACCGAACCTCTTGGAGCAATCGAAACGTTTTCACCTTTACAATAACACGAGGGACAGCCATAGTCTCCATTGAAttgaataaagtttaaaaaatcgctTTTGGCTGGTAGATCAGCAGTTCCCATTAACAGTACACCTCTCACAGTTTTTAACTCTATATTATCATATCTTGTTATTTGAACTTGAATACCTCTACTAATTTCTTCCAATGCTTCACgaaacttataaataaaactatttgcATTCGGCTTTTTATCTCCGTACCATAAGCCTACGAGTAATgtgttttctctcttttttctttcattaaaagGTAGTTCGTTGATGGTCAAGTATAAAGGCCACATACTAATTTTTGAGGATTTGAAGACAGGCACCCCATCAGTGTACCAactgaaagaaatattatcagGATTCATTAGAAACCCATTATCCACCCACTTTCTATATAAAGATCCATCATACACATCGGTTATAATATTAGGTGGATTGGCTATCCTTTCAAAACGCTTTTGCAATTTAGTATAAAACTCATTTCTTTTGTACATTTCCCGTAGTTGTTCAAGAAATGACAATTGGATGAAATATGAATTGTTCTTTTTGGGACACGAAGGACAAATATCTTCAGCTGATTCGAGATCTCTGGTGCAAAACgaacaataataatgtttctttaaatttgattctttaagagagaaaaattttcgaaatttatataagctattttttttcaattgctCAGGCAAgcaatgtaaatttattactgTTATGATATCTGAGAGACATAACATATGTATGTTATGATGAAGAAGAAgccttaaaattaaaagcatacTATGAGTAACAGTCAAGGGGGCACCCAGATAAAGTGCCTGATCTTCCCCATAAAATTCGTCATTATTGTTTCGCGCTGGCTCTTCTACTTCATTTTCCATATTCTCatattcttcttctctttctgttgctgctgcttgttcttcttcttcttcgctcgtaatattgttatattcgTCATCGTCtgcataattatattcttccTCAGTGTCAGCATCGTAAATTTCtctataatattgaaaaaaaaatcaaataaaaaatctaagttCTGATAGATAATAGttgaatattgtaaaataatcgtttttgtactaataaatttttattgatgtaTTTGTTGTTTAATTCTACTTTAACACAATTACTTCTAtagagataataatataaatctacatataatatatataaatctacatataatatatatatatatatatatatatatatata includes:
- the LOC139824712 gene encoding uncharacterized protein isoform X1: MSRKAFGDLGQRRRRQIIREIFRRVDVGDGRQQDMQIERERSLSPQIERERLLSPHQREIYDADTEEEYNYADDDEYNNITSEEEEEQAAATEREEEYENMENEVEEPARNNNDEFYGEDQALYLGAPLTVTHSMLLILRLLLHHNIHMLCLSDIITVINLHCLPEQLKKNSLYKFRKFFSLKESNLKKHYYCSFCTRDLESAEDICPSCPKKNNSYFIQLSFLEQLREMYKRNEFYTKLQKRFERIANPPNIITDVYDGSLYRKWVDNGFLMNPDNISFSWYTDGVPVFKSSKISMWPLYLTINELPFNERKKRENTLLVGLWYGDKKPNANSFIYKFREALEEISRGIQVQITRYDNIELKTVRGVLLMGTADLPAKSDFLNFIQFNGDYGCPSCYCKGENVSIAPRGSVHVYRYENEIKLRTLNECIEYANRASPDNPVMGTKGHTAFSKLMPDFIEGIGIDRMHCVDGGVVKKLLSLWFDIKFRSFPFSLYAVIDVVNRRLMTIKPPRYVHRMPRYIQDLVHWKASELKTWLFHYSVPVLEGILRQDYFNHYVLLVIAISMLNSEQITFSMVNIARDFLNKFVREFEHLYGLQFCSINVHQLRHLPDNVIKMGPLWVFSCFEYENLNGQLLKLVHGTWHIETQIATAHEQFIKMSRLIDEMPRGAVHTFCLSKKRQVKIIEQIFPNCYSVGTYKNSRRLPNIIITAMHNSRIPETLSWCQYFRLLKNGYLYVSQMYKVDLQTESSVVQYVNNEGQTHIAKIQCFIKTVHQNCNEQLCQCEHRENKHYAIIQKIETDNGFVIRGDYNTADTNFFLQKCHKIDNFIAIPIETLKCVCVYMKIDNQMYIGMPINQKELE
- the LOC139824712 gene encoding uncharacterized protein isoform X2 → MSRKAFGDLGQRRRRQIIREIFRRVDVGDGRQQDMQIERERSLSPQIERERLLSPHQREIYDADTEEEYNYADDDEYNNITSEEEEEQAAATEREEEYENMENEVEEPARNNNDEFYGEDQALYLGAPLTVTHIGTLMGCLSSNPQKLVCGLYT